Proteins from a genomic interval of Xiphophorus maculatus strain JP 163 A chromosome 7, X_maculatus-5.0-male, whole genome shotgun sequence:
- the gabpa gene encoding GA-binding protein alpha chain has product MSKSETEELIEIEIDEREKQACLEEGIEEQTITASDLIQQDIDINEPIGNLKKLLEPRVQFCLDGFDICLQDIQLHPDHSLFDQGVKTDGTVQLSLQIVAKPGEEKLNILEIVKPVETVEVVIDPDAAGEDGALVEEGQLIAVERSSLSDETSEQVTRWAAALEGYRKEQVRLGIPYDPLLWTADQVIHWAVWVMKEFNIDEMEIGSIHIPGRELCSFNQEEFLQKVPNGEILWSHLELLRKYVLASQDQSGGDATVTIDQPVQIIPAQVSTPTAIKVLKHNRGPRAPRISGEERSSPGNRTGNNGQIQLWQFLLELLTDKDARDCISWVGEEGEFKLNQPELVAQKWGQRKNKPTMNYEKLSRALRYYYDGDMISKVQGKRFVYKFVCDLRTLIGYSAAELNNLVTECEQKKLARIQMHGLGQPITTVTLATTLDKDS; this is encoded by the exons ATGTCTAAAAGCGAGACAGAAGAGTTGATAGAGATCGAGATTGATGAACGGGAGAAACAGGCATGCCTAGAGGAAGG CATTGAGGAACAGACCATCACAGCTTCTGATTTGATTCAACAAGATATTGACATCAATGAGCCCATTGGCAATCTGAAGAAGCTTTTGGAGCCTCGCGTCCAATTCTGTCTGGATGGATTTGACATCTGCTTACAAGACATTCAG cttcacCCGGATCACAGCCTCTTCGATCAGGGGGTAAAGACGGACGGCACAGTGCAGCTCAGCCTGCAGATCGTTGCCAAACCAG GGGAGGAGAAGCTAAACATCCTGGAAATAGTGAAGCCGGTAGAAACAGTAGAAGTTGTGATTGACCCGGATGCGGCTGGAGAAGATGGGGCGTTGGTGGAGGAGGGACAGCTCATCGCAGTAGAGCGGTCCTCCCTGTCCGATGAGACATCGGAGCAGGTGACACGCTGGGCTGCAGCGTTGGAAGGTTACCGCAAGGAGCAGGTTCGGCTTGGAATACCGTATG atcCTTTGCTCTGGACAGCTGACCAGGTGATCCACTGGGCTGTGTGGGTCATGAAGGAATTCAACATCGATGAGATGGAGATCGGCAGCATCCACATCCCCGGCCGAGAGCTCTGCAGCTTCAACCAAGAGGAGTTCCTTCAGAAAGTGCCAAACGGAGAGATACTGTGGAGCCACCTGGAGCTGCTGCGCAAAT ACGTGTTGGCCAGTCAGGACCAGTCGGGCGGGGACGCCACTGTCACTATAGATCAAC CTGTTCAGATAATTCCTGCTCAAGTGAGCACGCCCACTGCTATAAAAGTACTGAAACATAACCGGGGCCCCAGAGCGCCCAGAATTTCAGGAGAGGAGCGCAGTTCCCCCGGCAACCGCACAG GTAACAACGGTCAGATCCAGCTGTGGCAGTTCCTGCTGGAGCTTCTGACGGACAAAGACGCAAGAGACTGCATTTCCTGGGTCGGAGAGGAGGGAGAGTTCAAGCTGAACCAGCCGGAGCTTGTGGCGCAGAAATGGGGCCAGCGCAAAAACAAGCCGACGATGAACTACGAGAAGCTCAGCAGAGCCCTGAG GTACTACTACGACGGGGACATGATCAGCAAAGTGCAGGGCAAGCGCTTCGTCTACAAGTTTGTGTGCGACTTGAGGACTCTGATTGGCTATAGCGCCGCCGAGCTCAACAACCTGGTGACAGAGTGCGAGCAGAAGAAACTGGCTCGCATTCAGATGCACGGCCTCGGACAGCCCATCACCACAGTCACGCTGGCCACCACACTAGACAAGGACAGCTGA